cggcagtgagaggcccgcgtaccgcaaaaaaaaaaaaaaaaaagagcatacaGAGCGTTTACCAAGAAAgaatattctgggccataaaaccaGCCTAAACAACATTTAAAATGCTTCAAGTCATACAAATTATGTTCTTTAGCCCCAGTAGAATTAAgtcagaaatcaataacagaaagatctgggaaaatctccaaatatttggaaatgaaatatCACCACTTTGAAATAAGCCATGAaccaaagaagaaaccaaaagggaaataagaaagtattttgaagtgaatgaaaatgaaaacacgaacATCCACGTCTGTGGTACTTGGTGGGGAGTCGGAGGCCCGGCTGAAGCCACGCATACGAGGGGTTAGGGCACTAAAAACCTATAGCGGGAAAAGGTGTCCACATCCTcagcttccaccttaggaaactaagAGCAGATGAAAcccaaaggaagaaggagaacATAACAtgtatcagagcagaaatcagtgacaCAGGAGAAGGACAATCccgggacttccccggcggtccagcggttaaggctTCGCCTTCCAGTGCGGGGGGtgcgggctcgatccctggtcagggagctaagatcccacacgcctcaggGCCAAACGATCAAAACATGaaacggaagcaatattgtaacaaatccaATGAAGACTTTCAAAATGGTCcgcatcaaaaaaaatctttagaaaaagaCAATACGGAATATTAATGAACTCAAaatcttgttctttgagaagatcaatgaACAAACCTCCAGCCGGACTAAttaggaggaaaagagggaaaacgCAATCACAGCATCGGTTATGAGGGAGGTGACGTCACCGGATTCTACACGTTTAAAGAACAGTGAAGAACGTCGGGGCAGCTTTGTGCCGATACAGCCAAAAACATGGACAAATGGACAAACCCCTGGAGAGACACAAACCACCCAAGCTCTCACAGGAAGAAACCTGAATAGCCCTGTCTCTTCTGAAAATTCAACTTGAAGTTGAACCTTTCCCACAAAGAACCTTAGGACGAGACGGCTTCTCGGTGCATCCACCTGACATTTAGGGAAGAAGTGGGACCAGTGCTGGGGTCTTCCAGAAGACGGAGCAGGATGGGATGCTCCCCGACGCCCAAACAGCATCACCGCACATCCAGGCCGGACAGGCCTCGCGGGAAGAACGTTTCGGGACGTTTCACTCTGACCCCACCTCAGTGCCGCTCCCGCGGGGTCCTGGCCGTTTCTCCCTGAACCTCGCGAGTGAAGCCGCCTCCTCTCACACATGCTTCCATTCCCTGGCCCACGTTTCTCAGACCAGACCTTCCTTCCTGAAGCACATCCTTTAGGGACCCGGCTGCTGGTAAGATCCTTCCAGGTTTATTCCGCACACAGGCCTTTACTTCACCGTTATCCTTGAAAGGTGCTCCCGGTGGAGGGCGGTGCATCTCCCACTGCCTGCAGCCTTTCCAGAGccactgtggcttctcccgtcTGAGTCGGCGATGCTCTCTCTACCACGTGTGGCGTCCTTGCCGTCTCCCTTTCCACGCGTGATGCACTGATTCCAACAGCGTGTTCGGGTCTACCATCGGCAGTGGGAGAGCCTCGGCCACTTTTCCCAGAAATGCCCCTCCCACACGTTTCTTCTCCGCTAAGATTGGTTCTGTCCTCCGTCCTTGCCGTCAGCCTCCGTGCCCCTCTGTGCTGAGTGCAGTGCTGTTTTCAGAGAGATCCGTGTTTCCGCGGTGCTAATTTTCTCGACGTTGGTACTCAGTTCACTTACTGAGTTGTTCACTATTCAGTCATCTGTATGGCTCCAGACGCtctatttgattttctttattaaagcTCCTGGTCTGAGGGGTCTTCTCCTCGGCCTGCTTTCCCGCCTCTGGGTTTGCGTAGAGGACGGGTCGGCACTGGGGGTGAATGTCCTTCGTGGCTGCAGAGTCTCTGCAGGCCTGATCCAGCTGCTTTGTTTTTGCTGGGGTCCACCTGCTCTCACTCACGGTACTTCGTCCTCCTGTGTGTCCAGAGGTTTTTGGTTGTGAGCTCGTTTGGTTAAGACCGATCTCTGGGAATCCCGAGGCCAGACGTGTGGGTGATTCCTTCCAGGAAGGGTTAGAGCTCGTGTCCCGTCTGCCGGGTCCCGGGCTCTGTGGGCAGAAACACCTTGAGACCCTCCGAGGCCCTGTGAGCTCAGGGTCCAGGGTGACGCGTCTGGGTTTTCTTCCAGGAGCCGTGGAAGGCTCTGGTGGGTGTGATACGCTCTCGCTCGGGCTTTTCTGAGATCATTCTGGCGCTTCCTGGTGGCCTGGAAGGAGCTAGAACCCAGCCAGCCCTCGGCCTGCTCCCCCCCGAGCTGCAGTTGCCCTGCATCCTGACCGCGGACTCGGTGTGTCTGTGAGGAAGACCCAGCACACTCAGAGCGAAGCTCGGACCCCGGcctcttttctccccctcccccctcgctCTTGTGACGGGCGGGGCAGAGTGGCCCCATGGCTCACTGCTTCTCAGTGACCCTGGCGAAGACCCCCTCCGCTGAAGGGCTTTGTAGatgccccccgccccggccctggGCCGTGCCCACTGGGGAACTGGGACACGGCTGGGCCGGGAGCGATTAAAGGGCTTAATTCTGTAAGTAAATTCCACCGTTCGGCATCCCAGTGGATAATTTTATCTTACCGCTTCCTTAAATTTCATCAAATAACTTTCAAGTGTGCAGAAAGCCAAAGGTGTGTGTATAACAGAAGCTGAACTGTGTTTGCCAAAGTGCGAGGACTAAATGCCCCATTTGGAGGGATTTTTAGTCCTAAGCACTTTTTATTGGTTTTCATAAGGCGGTTTAAGGTGTGAGAGAAAGTACACAAAGGCGTGGAAGCCGGTCAGACGGATCTGAGGCCAAGCTGCCGCGGGAGATCAAAGGCCTCGTGCACTGAGAAACTGGGGAAAGATGACTGTATTCCCCAGAGTCGCCGTCCGGGCAGGCAGCGAGCCTGTGGGCTGTGTCCCCGGGTCCCCCACCCAACTTGCTGCCTTTTCTCCTGGCTACACTGCGTCGCCCCAGCGCCAGCTGGGTGTGCAGCGGGCCACcgtcctggctctgccccagaTTCTTGGGGCCTCTCAGGAAGCCGCCACGCGGACCTGCAGGGCGGGATGGTGAtacctgccacctcctccagggccGCTATAGGAGCTGCTGTGTGGGAAGTCGCTTTGTGGATCGTAAAGTTCCACGAAAACAAAGACCGTTCTTCATGTTATTTACCTTTACCTCTGAGAATTAAACAACCGTTCCAGTAAACCTGAGGCAGGACAAACCTCCACAGAATAGGGGCATAAAACACCCAGCGCATGAGTCCGATCCTGGAGACCCACCCAGGCGCCTGACCCATGAACCCCATGAGGTAATAAAACGGTTGCTCTGAGCCCGCACGTTGGAACAACGGGATCCTTGGACTCAGAGAAACTGGGAGACGGGACGGGGGCCGAGGTCCTGGAGGGCAGCCCTCCACCCAGGGCGGCTCCCGCCTCCTGCCTGCGTGGTCCCTGCCGCCAGGACCGTCCTCCTCGTCCCCTGCTCCGTCCCCTCCCCAGCGGGCCCCTTGGCTCTCCCTCTGGTGCCGAGAGGAGGTCCGGCCCCTCTGCCCCTTTGCTTCTCCAGAAAACACTTCCTAAATGCTGGTCCCTAAGGCTGCCTCGGCGatgttccccccgccccccgaccccTTGGTGTCCAGCACGAAGGGCAGTGCTCTGCCCATCATCTGCCTTCTCTGTTCCCTGAGCCAGACCCACCTCGGCCCGCGTGCAGCCCTGCTGTCGCATCAGCGCCCCCTCCCGGGTGTCTCTAGCGCTGCTGGAGTCCAGGCCTCTCAGGACCCGTCTGTCCCTGCAGGAAAAATCAGCGACACCACCAGGTGCAGGCGAGGGACCCTCTCATATGGCACTGGTTGGGATGCAAAACGGAAAACTAGACATATACTTAGGACGTGACCCAGCGACCGGACCCCTGGGCGCTTGTCCCCGAGCGACGAAAAGTCATGGAATTGTGTACATTACGTACAACAAACACCCTGTCTGCAGCCATTCATGGCGGCTGTATTTGTCACGGTTCCAAAGTGGGAAAAACGCAAATGCCCCTCGACAGGCCGCGTGGTTACATTAGCTGCCCATCCAGGCCTGGAATGCTGTTCCGGGATCAAAGGGGCAGACGACTGACACACACAGGAATTAATGCTGAGTGGAAAAGTCACCTTGAGGTGACGTGTAATATGGTCCCATTTATGTCAGTGTCTTGAAGGGACACGGTTCAGCACAGAGTAGGTGAGTGGTCACCAGGGGTCACGGTGTATGTGCGTGCGTGTAGGGGGAAACTCGGGGGCCCGGCCCGGAGGTGGCGGCCAGTTCTGTATCCTGATGGCAGTGCTGGGCACGCGAGTCTACACAGGTGACAAAATGACACCGCCTTCTACGCACACGCTGCACCAGGGTCAGTGTCCCGGTCCTGGCTTGGTGTCCACCGTGTCACAGGGGATTAGCCACCAGGGGCGCTGGGAGAGGAGCCCAGAGGCAGAGCCGCTGCCCTCGACCGGCTGCTCTGCTACATTGACTGTGGCAGGCAGAAGGACGCTCAAGGATGCCCCTTCCCAGGGGCTCTGAGGCCGGGACACAGCCCTGGACTAGCTGGACCCTGAGCCAATCGCAGGATCCTTGTCAGGGTCAGGGAGGGGGACGCAgccacagaggcagaggttggggtCAGAGAGCTTGGTGGGTCCGCAGGccatccctctttttctctctctccctctttctctctctctctctctctctctctctgtctccccccctccctccccctcccccctctctcccctccccctccccccccctcccctcccagcatcTGGTCCTCAGGCCCCAGCACTGGGCTTGGGGCTGCGCTGCTGGACTGCTTTGTTTTTACCCCACTGTGTTCagcagtctgcatgtgtccctacaTCGCACTGCATCTGTTTCAGCCAGCAACCTCCTCGGCTGAGACCCTTCTGGGTCCTGGTGGTGCCGTCCCACATCTTGACTGCAGACCCGAGGGTGCCTGGGTCGGGCACGTGCATCAGGTGTGCCAGCCCGTGGGCATGGGGTGGTGCCAGACACGTCACTGTGGCCTGTCCCCCCTCCCTGGGCCGCCCTGCAGAGGCAGCCCTCCTGCGCCCGCGGGGCTGCGGTGTCCCGAGGCCAGTGGCAGCGAACGCAGGAGGGAACCGCTGCCCTCGGACAGCCCTGCTCGGGAACCAATGGCATAATCGTTTATTTAAACACTGGCCAGGGCTCCGGTCCTGCCCACTGGTTGGAGTCTCTGGgaccctctttcctccctttgcTGGGCTTCTCCCTATTCACGCCTTGCGGTGACTCCTCGCAGACGGGGGGCGATGGTCCACTGCCAGCCCTGCAGGCCCCCCACCAGCTCCCCAAGAGCAGCCCCGGTGTCCAATCACTGCACACGCAGTAGGAAACCTCAGTCGGGCTACTGTgtaattggggggtggggggctctgtTTGCCCCTTCAGTGACAAACGACACGTATTTGGCTCCTGGCACAGAATCCACTGTTTAGAAATTTCCAGGTATGAAGTGTGAAACCCATCCACTGCCTTCCAGAAGTTCTAGAATCGGATTTTGCTGTATTTTGTCATAAGCCAACAATATGAAATTTTTTCTGGGAACATCTTCATGTTTTATGGCGCAGTGACTTGAGACCACCCCTAGCTTTCCAGAGACGGATTAACCGCACGTGTAATAGTGCACAGAGTATCCAGGAGATGAACGATTTCCATTCTCTCTAGGAAAAGTTTCCTCACTCCAACATGGTATTCTTCACactgcttctgtttcttctttaaaaaaaaaaaaatttgttttctatgctgGTTTCTCCAGTTTCTAGTTGTTGGAAAAGAACAAATTCCCCAAAGCCGCCCCAAATCCTCTACTGGCAGAAACAGGCAAGTCTCAGAGACCTTGCAGCGCTCACGCAGTGGACTTCCAGGAGAGCCACCCTTAGTCCCGAGGGTTACGAGCCGGGCAGACCAGAGCAAGCAGGATGAATGTGAGACGGCGTCGTCGACGGACGGGTAGCGGAGGCCTGTTTACGCCATGAAGACGAGCAGTTTCTGACCACGCTTCTTAACGTTGTGAAGGGTTAACATTTGTTCAGCCGCTCAGTGTTTGCCAAACTCAGGTGCCTCGTCCCCGCAAGCCTCCCAAGACCCAGAAGCTTCCCATTTCTTACGACTCAACCTTGAACAACTGCAGCGTCTGGCTTTGGGTGGAATGTCATTAGGGCGACTGCTCTGAACCGTCTGGCTCACATGACCAGCCGTTGTCAGAACGGTgccccaggcctggggagggtCTGCGGCTGGGCTGCAAGGCTGGGGCTCCTCCTATCCCTGGGGCTGCGAGCCTGGGGGCAGGCCCTTGACCTGTCCAGCCTCACCTTCCTCCTGGTGCTTGCGGAGGGAACGGCAGCTCTGGGCACGGAGGGAGGCCACGGGCAGGTGCCAGGAGCCTGCAGGTGGTGCCCCAGGGAGCCTGCGGCTCCACTTCTCCCCTTCCTTTGCCCAACCCATCAGGTGGGTGATTCATAGGGAACTGatttgaggatttttgtttttggtgcaGATCACAGAAGAACTCAAAAAGAGAAACTACAGCCTGGGGTCAGGGAGACCGAGCCAGTGGGGGTAGGTGCCGCTGTTGCCTGCTGACCACTGCCCGCCGACCGCTGCCTGCTGACCACTGCCAGCCGCCGGAGCCGGGAAAGAGCTCCAGGAGCCCCACAGCGTGCCGGTCCAGGTCCAGGGTGCTCCTGCTGCCTTGGCTTCCCCAGGCCCGCGGGGCAGGGGCGGTGGTCCATTCTCTTCTTTGCACATCATTACAAATTCGCTGCCATGAGCCCCTGCTGGACCCCAAAGCATCCCTCACTGCCCGGTCACGGCCCACGTGAGAAAGTAACACACCAGAAGGAGCTGCTCCGCGCGGGCGCAGAATGCACCAGGTCCCCCAGGGACCCCACGTTATGGTCCCCTCCCTCGGTACCATAAAGCCTCTCCTCTGTGCGACCCTCGCAAGACCCCTGCGCCCTGGGAGGGGTCACGGCGTGTGGGTGGGGACACTGCGCGGAGCAGCTGCGCGGTCGGAGCAGGTTCTCGAGGCACCTGGGCGCAAACACCTCTGGGGCCACACCCGCGGCCCGCAGGGTGAACTAAGGGCGGGGCTGCAGGGCTCCCGCGACCCCGCCCCTTCCTCCTCCCGACCCCGCCCCTTCCTCCGCACGGACCCCCCTTTGCTCCGACGATGCCGCGCGCGCCCAGGTGCCGGGCGGTGCGCGCCCTGCTGCGGGACCGCTACCGGCAGGTTCTGCCTCTGGCCACCTTCGTGCGGCGCCTGGGGCCCGAGGACCGGCGGCTCGTGCGGCGCGGGGACCCGGTGGCCTTCCGCGCGCTCGTGGCCCAGTGCCTCGTGTGCGTGCCCTGGGATGCGCAGCCGCCCCCTGCCGCCCCGTCCTTCCGCCAGGTGGGCTGCCTCCGGGGACTCCGGTCGGGCCCGCCgcggtggtggtggagggggtggggaaggacgTACCTGCGTCCCCAGCGACTCAGGAGCCCTCTCCCGCAGGTGTCCTGCCTGAAGGAGCTGGTGGCCAGGGTCGTGCAGAGGCTCTGTGAGCGCGGCGCGAGGAACGTGCTGGCCTTCGGCTTCGCGCTGCTGGACGGGGCCCGCGGCGGGCCGCCCGTGGCCTTCACGACCAGCGTGCGCAGCTACCTGCCCAACACGGTGACGGACACGCTGCGCGGCAGCGGCGCGTGGGGGCTGCTGCTGCGCCGCGTGGGCGATGACGTGCTCACCCACCTGCTGGCGCGCTGCGCACTCTACCTGCTGGTGCCCCCCAGCTGCGCCTACCAGGTGTGCGGGCCGCCGCTCTACGACCTCTGCACCGCCGCCGCGGCGCGGCCCACGCCACGCGCGGGCGGAACTCGGACTGGCCTCGGACTCACGCGCCAGGCCGGGAATGGCGGCGACGGGGAGGCGGGGGGACCCCGGGAGCTGCCGGCCAAGGGCGCGAGGCGGCGTCGGGGCGGCGTGGGGGGCCGTCCGCCTCCAGCCAAGAAGCCCAGGCATGGCCTGGAGCCCGAGCGTGGTACCGAAGGGCAGGCGCCCGGGGCCCACCTGGGCAGGGCGCCTGGGCGGAGCGACAGCGACCCCCGCGTGATGACACCTACCAGAGCCGCCGCGGAAGCCAAGTCTCAGGAGGGCAACGCGCCCAGCACCCGTCGCCCCTTCCCGCTGGTGGGCGGCGAGGGGGGTGTTCGCTCCCCATCCTGGCGGCCGTCACGTCCCCAGGGCGAGCCCGGTCCCCGAGCGTGGGCCGAGACCAAGCAGTTCCTCTACTGCTCGGGCAGCAGAGAACGGCTGCGCCGCTCCTTCCTGCTCtgctccctgcctcccagcctggcGGGGGCCCAGAGACTCGTGGAGACCATCTTTCTGGGCTCTAAGCCCCGGCCACCAGGGCTTCCGCGCAGGACGCGCCGCCTGCCCGCGCGCTACTGGCGGATGAGGCCCCTGTTTCGGGAGCTGCTTGAGAACCACGTGCGGTGCCCCTACGGCGCTCTTCTCAGGGCGCACTGCCCACTGCCGGCCCCCACCACCCCGGCGGGGTCAGGCGGTCAGGAGAGCCCTGGAGTGGGCGCCCGCTCCGGGGAGAGGCCGGCCGCCACCCCCGAGGCGGACGCGGGCTCGCGCCGCCTGGTCCAGCTCCTCCGTCAGCACAGCAGCCCCTGGCAGGTGTACGGCCTCCTGCGGGCCTGCCTTCACCGGCTGGTGCCCGCAGGCCTCTGGGGCTCCCGGCACAACGAGCGCCGCTTCTTGAGGAACGTGAAGAAGCTCCTCTCTCTGGGGAAGCACGGCAAGCTCTCGCCGCAGGAGCTGACCTGGAAGATGAAGGTGCAGGACTGCGCCTGGCTGCGCGGGCGCCCAGGTGAGGGACCCGACCTCGGGACCTCGAGTGCGGCAGGGCCTCCTCCGTACCTTGCTCGGGGGGCaggggcttcttggtggctgtcgGGTGACTCCGagttctctgcctctgtcccccTCTCCCATCCAGTTTGCAGAAATCTCCGGACGTTCGTGGGCTCCGGCAGGTTCTGGGCGCTGGGGAGGGGCGGTGAGCAGGCGGGACACGTGGTCTGGGGCTGCGCCAACAGACGGAGGGCAACGGGAGGTCCTGTGGGCGTGTATGCGCGTCATTCATAACCCTTTTTGACGTCAAGGTTTATCGCCTTGGCGTGGTGCCCCGCTGATAGAAACGGGGGCTGGACCCGGAACCCCGTTTATGGGGTTGGGGGACGCGGCTCCTGGGCTCCCCGCTGGATCTGGTCAGACCACACGCGGATCCCGATGTGAGTTCCCATTGTGCCTCCGCTAGGTCGGGgccaggcaggtgggaggagTGAAAAGACCGTGTCCTTGAACAAGGCCCCAGCGTCACCAGAGGTCAGAGGGGACATCAGGACGCCGTCCGCCGTCTCAGGGCAGTGGGCAGCCTCTGTGGGCGCCGGCAGGACTTTTTCTGTGGAGCTGAGCCTGCCGTGTCCCTCCCACTGTGGTGTTCTGGGTTTGACATTGGGCTTCCTCCGGCCCAGCCACTGTCAGCCCCGCCTGGGTCAGCACCCTCCCTGCTCTCCCTGTGTTTGACCACCCCACGCTCCTGACATGATCACGACTTCTAGGAGGAAGTCGTCTGTGAGAGCCAGGTTTGCCCCCCGCCTCCCCCGTGCATGTGACAGTCCCCGGGGTGGTGGCCTCAGGCAGCCGGGGCACACCCTTTCTGGCTCCCCAAGAGACCCCGGGGCAGGTGACGTGGACAGTCAGGGTGACCTTCAGCaacttggtttaaaaaatttttttaattgtgagaaCGTAACATGAGACCTACCCTCCTAAACAACGCTGAGGTGGACAGCACGGTACTGCGCACTGTGTGCTCGGTGTCCCACAGCAGAGCTCCAGAAACTTTGCATCTTGCGTGACTTTTACACCCCCTGACAGCAGCTCCCTGCGCGTGGGACGCCGTGGATGAGTCTCCAGGAGGCGGGCTCGGGAGACCAGGCCCTCACCTGACGCCTCTGTGCTCGTGGGGCCCCAGCCTGCTTTGTGGAAGGAGGCTCTGAGTTCTGTGCTCTGGCCCCGATTTCAGATGGGGTCCCCGTGCCCCTCGAGCTGCAGGCACTGAGGAGGTGGTGTTTTCCCGGGCAACTGGGCCCTTGCTCACCTGAGCTGTGCCCCGGGCCGTTTGCTCCTTTCCATGGCCTCGGCCACGCCTTCTGCCCGCTGGCTGAATAAATGCTGCTCTGAGCTGCGGCTCTCCTCTTCCACCCTCTCCTGCCGGAATGCTGCCCTTCCTCCGTGCCGGCCAGGCACTCCATCCACAGCGCCAGCTTCCTCTGCCTCTGTTGAGGCCATTGTCGTGCCTGCCATGCTGCCCACGGATACCTGTCAGCTCCCTGATCCCCAGCCCCGGAGGCCAGACAACCGGGCTGTCCACATCTGGGGCCACGTGTCACTAGAGACATCACCAGAAGGATTCCTGCTCGCTGCCTTAGCCTCTGGTTGGCCCATCCTGTCCGCCTACATCCGACCACGGTTGCTTTTCCTGAGCTGCGGGTGGGAGCGTTCCCCCCTCCCGCCCCTGAGCCCCGTGGACCTGAGGCGTGGCTCTGATATCTCAGCGGGGTGTCGGCCTCTCTTAAtctccccacctctctgctcCTCAGTCACCTGCCGCCCCTCCGACTCCCTCCCCGGCTGTGCATTTCCCCAGCCCCGCAGTAGCTGCCCCGTGTTTCTATCGGCCGCTTTTCggtgttttctgtttctgctgtGATTGCTCCATTGATCTTGGAGTTACCTGGAcgattattttgtattttccggACGTGTGGCAGTTTTAAGTTGccttttactgttgatttctgaCTCAGCCACGTGCGGGCCGTAGGACCGCGGTGGCCTGGAGCCCGTGGAGACTGGCTTGGTCTCGTGTGTGGCGTTAGCACTAATGGTTCCCGTGTGTTTGCAGGCCGGGGTTGGTGCTGTGGTCACCACGCCGGGTGCCCTGCAAAACGTGTGTCCTTCCAGATGCCGCGATGCTGAGGGTACACGGCCCCAGGGGGTGGGTGTGTCCCTTCCTGCTTGCCCCGACGGTCTGCACGATGGGTTGTTAGCTGCCGGCACGTTTTAGACTTAATCTTCCCCATGAATGTTTAGTGGCTCTTTTTACCGTAAAGTGTGTTTACCTGCCTTCCCGTTGGTTAGTATTTCCTGCTTGtgtcatttttcattatttagtttttatCCTCAACCTCTTCGTATCCTATGAGGATACGTGGTTTAAGTGTCTTAACGACAgcactgagcttttttttttttttttttttttttttgcggtacgcgggcctctcactgttgtggcctctcccgttgcggagcacaggctccggacgcgcaggctcagaggccatggctcacgggcgcagccgctccgtggcatgtgggatcttcccggaccggggtacgaacctgtgtcccctgcatcggcaggcggactctcaaccgctgtgccaccagggaagccctgagctgacGTTTTCCGTTTATTTTCAATCCATTCTGACAGTCTTTACCACTTACCGGGagtaattctttttcatttcctgtgaTGATAGGCGAACGTGGATGCAGTTTTCACCTTGCACTTTGGCCCCCTCTTCCGCGTTTTTATTCCTCGTTTCCTGACGTGCATTTTCTCACGTGGGTGTGCGTGCGTTGGGTTTGCTTCCAGCGTTAGCTTTGTATCCTccacttaccctctctgggtGGTTGGTTACCTTGGGAACCGTGTAAGGGCCTTGCGTGGTGGAACCGCATCACACTTGAGCTGTTCCGTCCACTAACCCAGTTGTGTCCCAAGTTAGATGCTGCTGGTACTGTTTCTACAGCCGATGTTTATGTAGCTTCATCCCCCCTTCTCGTCTCCTTGCTCACTGTTCATTgtcctgccccagacctgcctCTGGGgcccctttcttctcctctgtgtTTCTTTCATGCCGGTTATGGGTGGTAAAGCCCTGGCTCTGTCCGCAGTGAGGCCCCCCTGGCAGCCTGGTGACAGCTCTCGAGATGCAGAGTAAAATGCAGAGGACCGCAGGGGAGCGCGCTCACCTTGGCCCGTGCCTGGGTCCGGAGCCCCGCGGCGTAGGGCGTCCCTCGGTGTGTGGCTGTCTGCTTGCCCGCGGTGTTCAGCCTGGAAAAGCCCAGGCGTTTCTGGCTCTTGCCACCCGGGGGCGATGCACTCCAGCCTCAACCGCAGGTCTCCCGTGCGGAGAGCAgtctctgcttcctccagccTGTGTGTAAAGGGGACAGATGATGAGGTTCCACGTCATCGCCGCCCAGTAGAAACGTAACGTGAGCTACATACATTTCAGATTTTCCGTAGCCCcaataagaaagtgaaaaaggaaaggtgAAACTAACTTAAAGACATTTTTTGTCAAAGCGCAGTGATCCAACATCGTCACTTTAACGTGCAATGGGGGAAGCGTCGTTGCTGAGATACCCGCGTTCTCCTCTGCCCGAGGCTCCGAGTCACGGCACGTGGGCCGCATGTGCAGCCGTCCAGGCCCGAGGGGCCGCTCAGGCAGCACGTGGGGTGAGCACCGGCCTCTCTCCTCCCAGGGGCTCGCTGCGTTCCGGCCGCCGAGCACCGTCTGCGCGAGGCCGTCCTGGCCAGGTTCCTGTGCTGGCTGATGGGTGCGTACGTGGTCGAGGTGCTCAGGGCGTTCTTCTATGTCACGGAGACTACGTTCCAGAAGAACCGGCTCTTCTTCTTCCGGAAGCGCGTCTGGAGCCAGCTGCAGAGCGTCGGCATCAGGTACGGCCATCGGAAACCACGGCCTCTCCCTGCCCAGGGCTCCTCGCCCAGGTCCTCCAGGGACCCCGCCCTCGTCACGGACTCCTGCAAGCCCCTTCTTACCTGAAAGCCGGGGGCTTGGGCTGGATGGTCTGTGGGGTCTAGGAGTCTGTCTGGACTGAAACAGTACGGGCGGGCCGCTTACTTCCCCCTGGCACATGGGCCCGGTGCTGTTTAATCCGCACAGAACAGAGGATGACACAGATGACAGACCCGCCTATTTGACGCCGTGCAGTGGGGCGCGTCTGGGGCAGAGGCGCTGCCGTGAAGCAGGCCTCCCGGGGACTGAATGGCCATGGGGCGGCCATGAGATTTGTCTCAGTTGCTTACTGACTGTCTTATGTCCATTTTGAAAGACTGGGAAGGTGTCAGCTGGACCGAGATCCAGCCAGGATGGATGGGGTGACAGCCAGAAAGACACGGGCTGGGCCTGCCGAGGCACCCGGTGTCAGAGGGCTTAGCCCTGCGTTAGGACGTCTGTGGAGGGAGCCGGGCCGGGGTCCCTGAGCGCACGTGCTGGGGCCCGTG
This genomic interval from Phocoena sinus isolate mPhoSin1 chromosome 3, mPhoSin1.pri, whole genome shotgun sequence contains the following:
- the TERT gene encoding telomerase reverse transcriptase isoform X1 codes for the protein MPRAPRCRAVRALLRDRYRQVLPLATFVRRLGPEDRRLVRRGDPVAFRALVAQCLVCVPWDAQPPPAAPSFRQVSCLKELVARVVQRLCERGARNVLAFGFALLDGARGGPPVAFTTSVRSYLPNTVTDTLRGSGAWGLLLRRVGDDVLTHLLARCALYLLVPPSCAYQVCGPPLYDLCTAAAARPTPRAGGTRTGLGLTRQAGNGGDGEAGGPRELPAKGARRRRGGVGGRPPPAKKPRHGLEPERGTEGQAPGAHLGRAPGRSDSDPRVMTPTRAAAEAKSQEGNAPSTRRPFPLVGGEGGVRSPSWRPSRPQGEPGPRAWAETKQFLYCSGSRERLRRSFLLCSLPPSLAGAQRLVETIFLGSKPRPPGLPRRTRRLPARYWRMRPLFRELLENHVRCPYGALLRAHCPLPAPTTPAGSGGQESPGVGARSGERPAATPEADAGSRRLVQLLRQHSSPWQVYGLLRACLHRLVPAGLWGSRHNERRFLRNVKKLLSLGKHGKLSPQELTWKMKVQDCAWLRGRPGARCVPAAEHRLREAVLARFLCWLMGAYVVEVLRAFFYVTETTFQKNRLFFFRKRVWSQLQSVGIRQHLERVQLRELSEADVRRLQEDRPALPTSKLRFVPKPSGLRPIVNMGDVVGAGKSHRDRKVQHLTSQVKTLFAVLNYERLRRPGLLGASVLGMDDIYRAWQAFVLPLRARGPVAPLYFVKVDVAGAYDALPQDRLAEVIANVIRPHENLYCVRQYAVVQRAARGHVRKSFKRHVSTFTDLQPYMRQFVERLQAAGSLRDAVVIEQSCSLNEAGGSLFKLFLRLVHNHVVRIGGRSYVQCQGVPQGSILSTLLCSFCYGDMENELFPGIQRDGVLLRFVDDFLLVTPHLPRAKAFLRTLVHGVPEYGCLANLQKTVVNFPVEDSGLGGAAPLQLPAHCLFPWCGLLLDTRTLEVRCDHSSYAGTSIRASLTFKQGFKPGRNMRRKLLAVLRLKCHGLLLDLQVCGLPVGGWGCGAQRAAASPEGPRALRRSWGARVSVPVCGRVHVCGGHIRHHIHVHSRVYVCVNECAPVSMCRCVVCGCACLCAQVCTVWVNVRVCVQGPRPSPCRVAAPPSSPGPLLTGCRAQDRRGLSAGAAGPRPSSSQAGLSPLSFPQA
- the TERT gene encoding telomerase reverse transcriptase isoform X2, which produces MPRAPRCRAVRALLRDRYRQVLPLATFVRRLGPEDRRLVRRGDPVAFRALVAQCLVCVPWDAQPPPAAPSFRQVSCLKELVARVVQRLCERGARNVLAFGFALLDGARGGPPVAFTTSVRSYLPNTVTDTLRGSGAWGLLLRRVGDDVLTHLLARCALYLLVPPSCAYQVCGPPLYDLCTAAAARPTPRAGGTRTGLGLTRQAGNGGDGEAGGPRELPAKGARRRRGGVGGRPPPAKKPRHGLEPERGTEGQAPGAHLGRAPGRSDSDPRVMTPTRAAAEAKSQEGNAPSTRRPFPLVGGEGGVRSPSWRPSRPQGEPGPRAWAETKQFLYCSGSRERLRRSFLLCSLPPSLAGAQRLVETIFLGSKPRPPGLPRRTRRLPARYWRMRPLFRELLENHVRCPYGALLRAHCPLPAPTTPAGSGGQESPGVGARSGERPAATPEADAGSRRLVQLLRQHSSPWQVYGLLRACLHRLVPAGLWGSRHNERRFLRNVKKLLSLGKHGKLSPQELTWKMKVQDCAWLRGRPGARCVPAAEHRLREAVLARFLCWLMGAYVVEVLRAFFYVTETTFQKNRLFFFRKRVWSQLQSVGIRQHLERVQLRELSEADVRRLQEDRPALPTSKLRFVPKPSGLRPIVNMGDVVGAGKSHRDRKVQHLTSQVKTLFAVLNYERLRRPGLLGASVLGMDDIYRAWQAFVLPLRARGPVAPLYFVKVDVAGAYDALPQDRLAEVIANVIRPHENLYCVRQYAVVQRAARGHVRKSFKRHVSTFTDLQPYMRQFVERLQAAGSLRDAVVIEQSCSLNEAGGSLFKLFLRLVHNHVVRIGGRSYVQCQGVPQGSILSTLLCSFCYGDMENELFPGIQRDGVLLRFVDDFLLVTPHLPRAKAFLRTLVHGVPEYGCLANLQKTVVNFPVEDSGLGGAAPLQLPAHCLFPWCGLLLDTRTLEVRCDHSSYAGTSIRASLTFKQGFKPGRNMRRKLLAVLRLKCHGLLLDLQVNSLETVFTNVYKIFLLQAYRFHACVLQLPFNQPVGRNPSFFLRVISDTSSRCHALLRARNAGMSLGAKGASGPFPSEAAQWLCLHAFLLKLARHRVTYSCLLGALRTARARLCRRLPRATLAALEAAADPALTADFKTILD